A single genomic interval of Rhododendron vialii isolate Sample 1 chromosome 3a, ASM3025357v1 harbors:
- the LOC131318690 gene encoding ABC transporter G family member 28-like isoform X1, giving the protein MPHNHYHYHLHYNYALAIAAVLLSFSLQLAQCQVNNYNLTQAIDNLTSTILSAPFTKNARFCIKDPEVEWDRAFNYSSNLTFVSSCIQKTEGNMSQRLCTAAEAKFYFNNFVGGGSVVLPNKNCNLTSWVPGCEPGWACSVNPTVQVSLNESEDIPSRTLDCQACCEGFFCPEGLTCMIPCPLGSYCPLATLNETTGMCDPYLYQLPPGQPNHTCGAANIWTDVARSSEVFCSAGSYCPTSIEKVSCSRGHYCRMGSMYEKRCFKLASCHADAVYQNIYAYGIMLIAALATILFIIYNCSDQVLSTRERRQAKSREAAARSVRQKTQARERWKSGKNAATEHVRGFPSQLSRTFSLPTEELRIFSQTDIEIDDDLCPTTHAFILSSSEQSSAAIGGKKTEPSGLMMGIHTTEDGPDICNDTTIEVEDKHVQRPMPKKKQLHSDSQIFKYAYGQLEIEKAVRQQNLTFSGVISMATNPEIRKRPIIEVSFRDLTLTLKGNNKHLLRCVTGKIVPGRITAVMGPSGAGKTTFLSALVGKTVGCKMTGSILINGKNESICSYRKIIGFVPQDDIVHGNLTVEENLWFSARCRLSTNLPKADKVLIVERAIEELGLQAVRDSLVGTVEKRGISGGQRKRVNVGLELVMEPSLLILDEPTSGLDSSSSQLLLRALQREALVGVNICMVVHQPSYTLFKMFDDLILLAKGGLTVYHGPVKRVEEYFAGLGINVPERVNPPDHFIDVLEDIVKPSTSSGISSRELPVQWMLHNGYVVPPDMQQNSAGLAILSSGVTLHNQVDSDATLEEQSFAAEVLQDMRRNMELQRDIIQHNFLRSRDLSNRRTPGVLLQYKYFIGRVVKQRLREARILAVDFLILLLAGACLGSLIKATDATFGAPVYTYTIIAVSLLCTISALRSFSLDKLQYWRESASGISSLAHFLSKDTIDHLNTVIKPAVFLSMFYSFTNPRSSFSDNYVVLLCLVYCVTGIGYTLSIFLEPGPSQLCAVLLPVVLTLISTQTGDGTFVKKLANLCYPKWALEAFVVANAERYSGVWIITRCGLLRKMGYSLDGWGRCISFLMLAGVVTRAIAFVGMLTFKRKH; this is encoded by the exons ATGCCCCAtaaccactaccactaccacttGCACTACAACTACGCATTGGCCATTGCTGCTGTtctcttgagtttttctctACAGTTGGCGCAGTGCCAAGTCAACAACTACAACCTCACTCAGGCCATCGACAACCTCACCTCCACCATTCTCAGCGCTCCCTTCACTAAGAACGCCCGCTTCTGCATCAAGGATCC GGAGGTTGAATGGGACCGTGCTTTCAATTACTCTTCTAATTTGACTTTTGTGAGTTCTTGCATTCAGAAAACTGAAG GAAATATGTCACAACGCTTGTGTACTGCAGCAGAAGCAAAGTTCTACTTCAACAATTTTGTTGGAGGGGGATCAGTAGTTTTGCCTAACAAGAACTGCAATCTAACCTCTTGGGTTCCTGGTTGCGAGCCAGGTTGGGCATGTAGTGTTAACCCAACTGTGCAGGTTAGCCTCAACGAATCCGAGGACATACCGTCTAGAACTCTTGATTGTCAGGCGTGTTGTGAAGGGTTTTTCTGCCCTGAGGGTCTTACATGCATGATAC cttgcCCATTGGGTTCCTATTGCCCGCTTGCGACGCTCAACGAAACCACTGGCATGTGTGATCC ATACCTTTACCAGCTACCTCCTGGACAGCCGAATCACACTTGTGGTGCCGCTAACATCTGGACAGATGTTGCTCGTAGTAGTGAAGTATTCTGTTCAGCAGGATCGTATTGTCCTACAAGTATCGAAAAAGTTTCATGCAGTAGAGG GCATTACTGCCGGATGGGTTCTATGTATGAGAAAC GGTGCTTCAAGTTGGCGTCATGTCATGCAGACGCTGTGTATCAGAATATTTATGCGTACGGAATTATGTTGATA GCAGCTTTAGCTACTATCCTGTTTATTATTTATAATTGTTCTGACCAAGTTCTCAGCACTCGGGAAAGAAGACAAGCCAAATCCAGGGAAGCAGCAGCGAGAAGTGTGAGGCAGAAAACACAGGCACGTGAGAGGTGGAAATCTGGGAAAAATGCTGCTACGGAGCATGTTAGAGGCTTCCCTAGTCAGTTATCTCGCACATTTTCTCTACCTACTGAGGAACTCAGGATTTTCAGTCAAACTGACATTGAGATAGATGATGATCTATGCCCGACTACGCATGCATTTATTTTGAGTTCCTCAGAGCAGTCATCTGCTGCAATAGGAGGAAAGAAGACAGAACCCAGTGGCCTAATGATGGGGATACATACAACTGAAGATGGTCCTGATATTTGCAATGATACCACTATTGAGGTAGAAGATAAACATGTACAAAGGCCAATgccaaagaaaaaacaattacaTTCTGATAGTCAGATTTTCAAATATGCATACGGTCAACTAGAGATAGAAAAAGCTGTGCGGCAACAAAACCTTACCTTCTCAGGAGTAATTTCAATGGCTACCAATCCTGAGATTAGGAAAAGGCCCATAATTGAGGTTTCCTTTAGAGACCTTACTCTTACTCTGAAAGGGAACAACAAACATCTTTTAAGGTGTGTTACAGGGAAAATCGTGCCTGGCCGCATTACTGCTGTCATGGGTCCTTCTGGGGCTGGGAAAACAACATTCCTTTCTGCTTTGGTGGGAAAAACAGTTGGATGCAAGATGACTGGTTCCATTCTGATAAATGGAAAGAATGAATCAATCTGCTCGTACAGAAAAATTATTGGTTTTGTGCCACAGGATGATATTGTGCATGGAAATTTGACTGTGGAGGAGAATCTCTGGTTCAGTGCTAGGTGCAG ATTATCTACAAACTTGCCGAAGGCGGATAAGGTTCTTATTGTTGAAAGAGCCATCGAGGAGTTGGGGTTGCAAGCAGTGCGGGATTCCTTGGTTGGAACAGTAGAGAAGCGAGGAATATCAGGAGGCCAAAGGAAGCGAGTAAATGTTGGCCTGGAATTGGTAATGGAACCATCACTTCTGATCTTAGATGAACCCACCTCGGGTTTGGATAGTTCATCTTCCCAGCTACTTCTAAGAGCACTTCAACGTGAAGCTCTTGTAGGGGTCAATATCTGCATGGTTGTCCACCAACCTAG CTACACCTTGTTCAAGATGTTTGATGATTTAATACTTCTAGCCAAAGGTGGCCTTACCGTGTATCATGGACCCGTGAAGAGAGTTGAAGAGTATTTTGCAGGCCTTGGAATCAATGTACCGGAGCGTGTGAATCCTCCAGACCATTTTATCGATGTTTTGGAGGATATAGTTAAGCCGTCTACAAGTTCAGGCATAAGTTCCAGAGAGCTTCCCGTACAATGGATGCTTCATAATGGTTATGTGGTGCCCCCAGATATGCAGCAAAATTCGGCTGGACTTGCCATCCTCTCTTCAGGAGTAACTTTACATAACCAAGTAGATAGTGATGCTACACTTGAGGAACAATCTTTTGCTGCAGAAGTGTTGCAGGACATGAGACGTAATATGGAGCTTCAGCGGGATATCATACAACACAATTTCTTGAGGTCAAGGGACTTGTCCAATCGGAGAACCCCTGGTGTTCTTCTGCAGTACAAGTACTTTATTGGGAG GGTTGTCAAGCAGCGATTACGAGAAGCTAGAATCCTTGCGGTGGATTTTCTGATATTGTTACTTGCTGGGGCCTGTTTAGGATCCCTGATTAAAGCTACCGATGCGACATTTGGAGCACCCGTTTATACCTATACCATTATTGCCGTCT CTCTTCTGTGTACAATTTCGGCTTTGAGATCATTTTCTCTTGACAAGTTACAATATTGGAGAGAGAGTGCTTCTGGCATTAGCAGCTTGGCTCATTTTCTTTCTAAGGACACAATAGACCATCTTAATACAGTGATTAAGCCTGCGGTGTTTCTCTCAATGTTCTATTCCTTCACCAACCCTAGATCTTCTTTCTCAGATAATTACGTTGTACTTTTATGTCTGGTGTATTGTGTTACTGGGATCGGCTACACACT
- the LOC131318690 gene encoding ABC transporter G family member 28-like isoform X2 has protein sequence MPHNHYHYHLHYNYALAIAAVLLSFSLQLAQCQVNNYNLTQAIDNLTSTILSAPFTKNARFCIKDPEVEWDRAFNYSSNLTFVSSCIQKTEGNMSQRLCTAAEAKFYFNNFVGGGSVVLPNKNCNLTSWVPGCEPGWACSVNPTVQVSLNESEDIPSRTLDCQACCEGFFCPEGLTCMIPCPLGSYCPLATLNETTGMCDPYLYQLPPGQPNHTCGAANIWTDVARSSEVFCSAGSYCPTSIEKVSCSRGHYCRMGSMYEKRCFKLASCHADAVYQNIYAYGIMLIAALATILFIIYNCSDQVLSTRERRQAKSREAAARSVRQKTQARERWKSGKNAATEHVRGFPSQLSRTFSLPTEELRIFSQTDIEIDDDLCPTTHAFILSSSEQSSAAIGGKKTEPSGLMMGIHTTEDGPDICNDTTIEVEDKHVQRPMPKKKQLHSDSQIFKYAYGQLEIEKAVRQQNLTFSGVISMATNPEIRKRPIIEVSFRDLTLTLKGNNKHLLRCVTGKIVPGRITAVMGPSGAGKTTFLSALVGKTVGCKMTGSILINGKNESICSYRKIIGFVPQDDIVHGNLTVEENLWFSARCRLSTNLPKADKVLIVERAIEELGLQAVRDSLVGTVEKRGISGGQRKRVNVGLELVMEPSLLILDEPTSGLDSSSSQLLLRALQREALVGVNICMVVHQPSYTLFKMFDDLILLAKGGLTVYHGPVKRVEEYFAGLGINVPERVNPPDHFIDVLEDIVKPSTSSGISSRELPVQWMLHNGYVVPPDMQQNSAGLAILSSGVTLHNQVDSDATLEEQSFAAEVLQDMRRNMELQRDIIQHNFLRSRDLSNRRTPGVLLQYKYFIGRVVKQRLREARILAVDFLILLLAGACLGSLIKATDATFGAPVYTYTIIAVSLLCTISALRSFSLDKLQYWRESASGISSLAHFLSKDTIDHLNTVIKPAVFLSMFYSFTNPRSSFSDNYVVLLCLVYCVTGIGYTLSIFLEPGPSQLCAVLLPVVLTLISTQTGDGTPEYGL, from the exons ATGCCCCAtaaccactaccactaccacttGCACTACAACTACGCATTGGCCATTGCTGCTGTtctcttgagtttttctctACAGTTGGCGCAGTGCCAAGTCAACAACTACAACCTCACTCAGGCCATCGACAACCTCACCTCCACCATTCTCAGCGCTCCCTTCACTAAGAACGCCCGCTTCTGCATCAAGGATCC GGAGGTTGAATGGGACCGTGCTTTCAATTACTCTTCTAATTTGACTTTTGTGAGTTCTTGCATTCAGAAAACTGAAG GAAATATGTCACAACGCTTGTGTACTGCAGCAGAAGCAAAGTTCTACTTCAACAATTTTGTTGGAGGGGGATCAGTAGTTTTGCCTAACAAGAACTGCAATCTAACCTCTTGGGTTCCTGGTTGCGAGCCAGGTTGGGCATGTAGTGTTAACCCAACTGTGCAGGTTAGCCTCAACGAATCCGAGGACATACCGTCTAGAACTCTTGATTGTCAGGCGTGTTGTGAAGGGTTTTTCTGCCCTGAGGGTCTTACATGCATGATAC cttgcCCATTGGGTTCCTATTGCCCGCTTGCGACGCTCAACGAAACCACTGGCATGTGTGATCC ATACCTTTACCAGCTACCTCCTGGACAGCCGAATCACACTTGTGGTGCCGCTAACATCTGGACAGATGTTGCTCGTAGTAGTGAAGTATTCTGTTCAGCAGGATCGTATTGTCCTACAAGTATCGAAAAAGTTTCATGCAGTAGAGG GCATTACTGCCGGATGGGTTCTATGTATGAGAAAC GGTGCTTCAAGTTGGCGTCATGTCATGCAGACGCTGTGTATCAGAATATTTATGCGTACGGAATTATGTTGATA GCAGCTTTAGCTACTATCCTGTTTATTATTTATAATTGTTCTGACCAAGTTCTCAGCACTCGGGAAAGAAGACAAGCCAAATCCAGGGAAGCAGCAGCGAGAAGTGTGAGGCAGAAAACACAGGCACGTGAGAGGTGGAAATCTGGGAAAAATGCTGCTACGGAGCATGTTAGAGGCTTCCCTAGTCAGTTATCTCGCACATTTTCTCTACCTACTGAGGAACTCAGGATTTTCAGTCAAACTGACATTGAGATAGATGATGATCTATGCCCGACTACGCATGCATTTATTTTGAGTTCCTCAGAGCAGTCATCTGCTGCAATAGGAGGAAAGAAGACAGAACCCAGTGGCCTAATGATGGGGATACATACAACTGAAGATGGTCCTGATATTTGCAATGATACCACTATTGAGGTAGAAGATAAACATGTACAAAGGCCAATgccaaagaaaaaacaattacaTTCTGATAGTCAGATTTTCAAATATGCATACGGTCAACTAGAGATAGAAAAAGCTGTGCGGCAACAAAACCTTACCTTCTCAGGAGTAATTTCAATGGCTACCAATCCTGAGATTAGGAAAAGGCCCATAATTGAGGTTTCCTTTAGAGACCTTACTCTTACTCTGAAAGGGAACAACAAACATCTTTTAAGGTGTGTTACAGGGAAAATCGTGCCTGGCCGCATTACTGCTGTCATGGGTCCTTCTGGGGCTGGGAAAACAACATTCCTTTCTGCTTTGGTGGGAAAAACAGTTGGATGCAAGATGACTGGTTCCATTCTGATAAATGGAAAGAATGAATCAATCTGCTCGTACAGAAAAATTATTGGTTTTGTGCCACAGGATGATATTGTGCATGGAAATTTGACTGTGGAGGAGAATCTCTGGTTCAGTGCTAGGTGCAG ATTATCTACAAACTTGCCGAAGGCGGATAAGGTTCTTATTGTTGAAAGAGCCATCGAGGAGTTGGGGTTGCAAGCAGTGCGGGATTCCTTGGTTGGAACAGTAGAGAAGCGAGGAATATCAGGAGGCCAAAGGAAGCGAGTAAATGTTGGCCTGGAATTGGTAATGGAACCATCACTTCTGATCTTAGATGAACCCACCTCGGGTTTGGATAGTTCATCTTCCCAGCTACTTCTAAGAGCACTTCAACGTGAAGCTCTTGTAGGGGTCAATATCTGCATGGTTGTCCACCAACCTAG CTACACCTTGTTCAAGATGTTTGATGATTTAATACTTCTAGCCAAAGGTGGCCTTACCGTGTATCATGGACCCGTGAAGAGAGTTGAAGAGTATTTTGCAGGCCTTGGAATCAATGTACCGGAGCGTGTGAATCCTCCAGACCATTTTATCGATGTTTTGGAGGATATAGTTAAGCCGTCTACAAGTTCAGGCATAAGTTCCAGAGAGCTTCCCGTACAATGGATGCTTCATAATGGTTATGTGGTGCCCCCAGATATGCAGCAAAATTCGGCTGGACTTGCCATCCTCTCTTCAGGAGTAACTTTACATAACCAAGTAGATAGTGATGCTACACTTGAGGAACAATCTTTTGCTGCAGAAGTGTTGCAGGACATGAGACGTAATATGGAGCTTCAGCGGGATATCATACAACACAATTTCTTGAGGTCAAGGGACTTGTCCAATCGGAGAACCCCTGGTGTTCTTCTGCAGTACAAGTACTTTATTGGGAG GGTTGTCAAGCAGCGATTACGAGAAGCTAGAATCCTTGCGGTGGATTTTCTGATATTGTTACTTGCTGGGGCCTGTTTAGGATCCCTGATTAAAGCTACCGATGCGACATTTGGAGCACCCGTTTATACCTATACCATTATTGCCGTCT CTCTTCTGTGTACAATTTCGGCTTTGAGATCATTTTCTCTTGACAAGTTACAATATTGGAGAGAGAGTGCTTCTGGCATTAGCAGCTTGGCTCATTTTCTTTCTAAGGACACAATAGACCATCTTAATACAGTGATTAAGCCTGCGGTGTTTCTCTCAATGTTCTATTCCTTCACCAACCCTAGATCTTCTTTCTCAGATAATTACGTTGTACTTTTATGTCTGGTGTATTGTGTTACTGGGATCGGCTACACACT